The genomic stretch CCCGCGTCGATGTGCGCGATGCCGAAGGCTACAAAGAGTATATCGCCGCTTCGAAACTCGCCTTCGACCGTTTTGGCGCGAAATTCCTGGCACGCGGCGGGGCGCATGAGCTGGCCGAGGGGCCTGGCCGCGCCCGCAACGTGATCATCGAATTCGAATCGCTGGCGATCGCGCATGACTGCTACCACTCGCCGGAATATCAGCGCGCCGTCGCCATCCGCCAGAAAGTCGCCGACGGCGAGATCGTGCTGGTCGAAGGAGCGTGAAGCCTATCCCGGTCCAGCAGGGTTAGCTTCCTTGTTTTTGAAGCAATTCCCGAGGAAAGCGCCACACAGTTTTCCTGGAATTGCTTCAGACCAAGTCCTGCAGGTTCACGTCGCGCAGCTTGGCCCCGCCAAGCAGCGCGCCGACCAGCTGATGCTTGAGGGCAAGGCACTGCGCGCGGGCAAGTTTCACGATGCCGGGAACGTCGCTCTTCTCGCATGCCTGAAGCAGCTGCTTCTGCTGTTCGACGATCAGCGGCATGAAATCACGCGACTTGAAGCCGAGATGGAGCGCCCGTTCCGACTGGTCGAGGATCTGGCTGAGAAGCTGTGCCAGCCGCAAATTCTCGGAAAGCTCGGCAATCGCCAGGCGAAAGGCACGGTCTGCCGCAAGGAACGCGACAGGGCTGCGCAGCGTCTCAGGCTTCAGCACCTTTCTCGCCGCCAGCCTGATCTCCTCCAGTCCACGCTCGGTGATGCCTGACGTGGCGACCCGGAACACTTCCGGCTCGATCAGGCCGCGCACGTCGAAGATCTCGTTGACGTCGCGCAAGGTCAACGTCGTGATGACATAGCCGCGGCGCGGCTCGCTCCTGACCAGGCCTTCCTGCATGAGGCGGGCAAGAGCGGAACGGATGGTCGCCTTCTTGATGCCGTAGCGCGCCTCGATCTGCTTTTCGGTCAAGGCTTCACCGGGCGACAGGACGCAAGCGACGATATCGCTCTTCAGCTGTTCGTAGGCCTGTTCGCTGCGCAGCAGATCCGCCGTCGACAGCGCCGGCGTCCCGCCTTCGGACGCGGCCGATTTCGATGGCGTGGCTTTTGTCGGCTTCATGCTTCTCTCGCTTTGCATCGGCCTTGACATTGGCCATCTTAGCCATGCTAACTGAGCATCTCAGTCAGGAGCTGTGGCATGCCTCTACCCGCCGACTCCCCTCTCTACCGCGCGATCAAGGATATCGTCAACGCGGCGGCAGGCGCCAATCCCTTCGATCAGGTCAAGGCCGTCTTGAGCGACTATACCAACCGCTTCCATGCGCTCGGCGGGCTTGTCCATGAGGAGGATGAGGATGAGCTGTTGCTGCATGCCAGCCCGCAGCTGACGATCTACCACATCACGCTTTCGCCAGGGGTGCAGTACCCGCCGCACAATCATCTGATGGACGCGCTGATCGGCATCTATTGCGGCGGCGAGACCAATTTCATCTACCCGCTCGCCGGCGAAAAGGTCGACGAGCCGGAGCGGCAGGATTTTTCGGCGCCCGCGCTGGTGCACATGTCTGCCAGCACCATCCACTCGGTCGCCAATACCGGCAGCGCCCGCTCCGGCGCCCTGCATGTCTATCTCGGCGACTTGCCAGGCACCGACCGCCAGCTGTGGAGCCTGACCGACAACCAGCCGGAACCCTTCGACAACAACAGGTACATGGCCGGCGCGCGGCCGATATAGGCTGAGCCTAGCCGTAGCGCCGCTGGCTGGTCAGCCGGCTCGCCGCCGTCGCGGCCATGGCGTCCGCCAGCTCGAGGCCCCATTGCTTTCGGCAATAGTCGCGGAAGTCGAAGCAGGGCAGGCCTGGGCAGACCTCGAACTCGATCATGTGGACGGTGTCGTCGGCCTCGACGCGCAGGTCCACGGAAAACACGTCACGCAGGCCGAGCCCGCCGATCAGCCGCCCGGCGATCGCCCTGATCCTGGCGTCGGCGAGGGGCTGGACATCGGCGACGGCAACGAGCTGCGGTTCGGCATAAAGTCCCGCCGCCTTCGCCTCCTCGCCGGTTTCGCCGTAGAGCGCCATGCTGTCCGCCATGGTCTGGAAATCCGCGCCTGAATCGACAAAGGCGACGCCGAGCGCTTCGGTGCCGGTTTGCGGCGTCAGCCCGAGGAAGCTGGCGCGCACGTTGCGGCCGGCGACATAGGGCTGGACGACGACATCGTCGCGATAGGCGGCGAAGACCCGCCGGCTAAGCTGCAGCGCGTGGCCGAGATCACCCACACGCGAATCCGGCCAGATGCCGATCTTGGCGCCAAGCCGGTTGGGCTTGACGAACCAGCCGGCGGCGGAGGCCGGCGGCTCGACCAGCCATTTGCCGTCGCGGGCGAGACCGGCCTGCGGTACCGGCAAGCCGAGCGCGCCGAGCACGGCGCCGGAGCGGAACTTGTCCTGGCAGAGCGCGAACAGCGAATCATCGGCGCCGATCGTCCGCAATCCTTTGAGCCGGGCGAGCGCCGGCGCGGCGCCGCCACGGAAATAGGCAATGCCGTCGGAGAGCGTCCAGACCAGCGTGTTCTCAGCATCCGCGCGTTCCAGCGCCTCGCCGGCATCGTCGAGTGCTACCGGCGCAAAGGCGAGACCGCGCGCCGAGCAGGCGGCGGCAAGTGCCGCGAAGTCGGCGGCGATATCCGTCGACTGCGCCAGATAGGACGAGATCTCGGTGGCGCGCTGCGGCGGGAAGCCGTCAGCGAGCAGCCGGTCGAAGCAGGCCTTTTCCGGCTCGTAGACAAGGATCAGCTTCGGCTTGTGCTTTGACATGATGGAGCGGGATTCCAGCAGGGGCGATGACTTGGAGCGCGTCGCGTCGAAACGACATGCATTACCATCGCACGGCGGCTGCCATCGGCTTTCGCGAAACCGACCGTGCCGGGCGGTTGCGTGACAACGCCCGGCGAAAACAATCAGCCGCCGCTCCTGCTCAGGCGATCAGCACGCGCGGTTCGAACCGGCCGTTGACGGGGATGTCGATGAGGAAGGTCATGCCCGCCTGCGGGTCGAGCTTGCGCTGCTTGTCGTCCTTGCCCTTCCAGGCCGAGGTCACCGCCAGCCGGTCGGCCTTGGCGCCGACAAAGGCCGGGCAGGACGCCTGCGTCGCCGGCATGGCAATTTCGCGCAACAATGTGCCATCGGGCGAATAGGCCTTCACCGCCTTGCCGCCCCAGACGGCGTTCCACAGCACGCCGTCGCGGTCGACGACGGAACCGTCGATGTAGCCCTTCGACGAGCGGTGGTCGACGAACACTCTGGATTCGCCAACCGGCAGGCCAGTCAACGGATCGCAGGCGATGCGCATCAACAGGCCGGTCGACGTGTCGGTGTAGTAGGCGATCGTCCCGTCCTGCGAAAAACAGATCGAGTTCGACACGGTGATGTCCGAAAACAGGCGGCGCAGTTCGCCCCTGAAGAACCAGTAGATCGAGCCCGCGCCCTTGCTCTCGTCCTTGGCCATCGTGCCGACCCAGAAGGCGCCGCAGGGATGGACGCGGGAATCGTTGGATCGCGTGAGCGGATTGTCGGCCTCGATGGGCGTGTGCAGCGTCATCGCGCCGGTCGCGACGTCGCGGACAAAAAGCCCGGTCTCGGTGGCGATCAGCTGGCGCTGCTCGTCGATGATGGCGATGGCGCTGGCCATCTGGCCAAGCTCATGGATTTTCAGCGCGCCGGTGAGCGGCTTTTCCAGAAGCTTGCCGTTGACGATGTCGAACCAGAACAGCGCATCGGTGGCCGGATCGTAGCTCGGGCCTTCGCCGAGCTGGCAGATGTAATCGGAAAAAACCGAAACCGCGTTCATCATGCGTCTCCGAACACCGCATCCCAGGCCGCAACGGCGGCGTGCGCACGGGCGGCGACGTCGTCGACGCTCATGCCAGGCTTGAACAGGCTGGAGCCCAGCCCGAAGACCGTGACGCCCACCGCCTTGTAGCCGGCAAAGTCCTTCTCCGAAACGCCGCCGACAGCACCGACAAGGGTCTGCGCCGGCAGCACCGCCCGGATCGCGGAAATGCCCGATGCGCCGAGTGCGCTGGCCGGAAAGAATTTCAAGGCCGAGGCGCCCAGCCGGATCGCCTGAAAAGCTTCGGTCGGCGTGAACACGCCGGGCATGGTCACCATGCCATAGTGCATGGCGCGCGCCATCACTTCGGCGTCGATATTAGGGCTGACCAGGAGCCGTCCGCCGGCCTGGTGCAGGCCATCGACATCGGCCGCCGTCAGCACCGTGCCGGCGCCGATCAGGGCCGACTTCGGCAGCACCTGGACAATCCTGGCGATCGACGAGAAGGGCTGGGGCGAGTTGAGCGGCACTTCGATCGCCTCGATGCCGGCGTCGAACAACGCCTGGCCCATGGCAATCGCCTCGGTGGGTTTAAGGCCGCGCAGGATGGCGACCAGCCCGCGCTTGAGTTTCGGGAAGGCTGCGGTCTCGGTCATGCCAAGGCTCCGGTTCTGGCGATCATGCCGTTTTCGCGCGCGGCTTCGATGAGGCCGGCGCGCACCGCTTCATCCGCGTCGACGGTGCGGACGGCAAGCCCTGCAAGGTCGAGCGCAGCCTGGTAGAGCACGGCGAGCGCACCCGAGGCAATCAGCACGACCGGCGCATCGCCGGCGCCATAGCGGCGCTTCGCCGAGGCGATCTCGCCGCCGATCAGAAGCCCGGACAGGCAGGCCGCCGCATCCTCCGATTTCAGGTCCTGCAGCAGCCCGGCGGCGCGGATGGCAAACAGTTTCGAGGTGACGTCGCCGCCCTCGCCAAGCGCCCGTTCGCACCATTGCCGGAAGAACGGGCTGTCCGCCGTGACGGGTGCCGGATGCTCGCCCAGCGAATGTTTGAGGATGGAATGCGCGGCCAGTACCGAAAACAACTCGCCGGTCGGCCACGTGCCGAAGCCGGCAACAGCGCCGTCCTCGACCACCACCCATTTCGAATGGGTGCCGGGCATGCAGGCGAGATGCCGCCCCTTTGCCGGCAAACCGGCGCCGGCCAATTGCGTTTCCTCGCCACGCATGACATCGGGCGCATCAGCCAGGCGCTGGGCGAGGCCGGGAACGATGCGGATGTCGCGGCGCTCGCCCTCGATACGGGCCGCGCCGCGCAGGATGGCGCCGATCGGCGCCGGCACGGTCACATAGGGCGCCTCGATCCAGCCCTGGCGAGAGCCGGCCATGCCGCAGATGATGACAGGCAATGTATCCAGTGCGCCCAGGGCGGCCAGATGGCCTTCCAGAACGTTCGAAAAGCCTTTTTCGCGTGCGGTGATTAGGCCGTCATCGCCACGGCGCTCGGCAAGCACCTTGCCGCCGCCGTCGATGAGCCATGCGCGAAGCCGGGTCGTGCCCCAATCGAGCGCGGCGACCGCCGGAGTGTTGCTGGCGATCCCCTGGCTCACAGAAAACCTCCGTCGACGATCAGCATCTGCGCGGTCAGCATGCGCGAGGCATCCGAGGCCAGGAACAGCACCGTGCCGACCATGTCGTCCGGGCGCATGACCTCCTTGATGCACTGCTTGGCGACATGGGCGGCAAGCGCCCCTTCGGTCACCCAGCGTTCCTGCTGCCGTTCGGTGATCACCCAGCCGGGCGCGACGGCGTTGACGCGGATGCGGTCCGGCCCGAGCTTGCCGGCCAGCCCCTTGGTGAGGCCGAGAATGCCCGCCTTGGCGGCGGTGTAGGCCGGCATGTCGGGATGGTTGATGAGATAGGATGTCGAGGTGAAGTTGATGATCGAGCCGCCGCCGGCCCGCTTCATGCCCGGCGCCACCGCTTGCGCGGTGAAGAAATGTGGCCTGAGGTTAATCGCCTGGTTGTTGTCCCAGAACTCCACCGTCACGTCCTCGACGGCGTGTCGTTCGTCCCAGGCGGCGTTGTTGATCAGCACGGTGACATCGCCATGCGCCTCCGCCGCCCTGGCCATCGAGGCGCGTAGCGCCTCGATGTCGCGCAGGTCGGTCTTGAGGTAGAGCGGCCGGCGGCCGAATTCCTTCTCGATGCGGTCGGCAAGCAGCGTGCTCGGACCCTCGGCGATGTCGATGAAGGCGACATTGGCGCCCTGGCGCACAAACCCCTCGGTCAGCGCCGCGCCGATCCCGGAACCGCCGCCGGTGATCAGCACCGAGGCGCCCTTGAGGTCGGCAAAATCCGCCGATGGCATCATGTCTTTTCTCTCCGAGCATGGACGGCGCGCATCCTAGCCACGCAAGTCGCGCGGGCAAGGGCGAAAAGCCGGATTTGCTGGCTTATGTCAGACAAAACGACAATGCGCCGCACTCGCCGCAAGGCCGCGATGGCCGACAGCGAGAAAATCGCCGATCAGATCGCCTTGGCGCGTAGCGCGCCGCGGAAGGAATCGCGGAGATAGCCGAGCGTGGCGTCGGCATCGACCGGCTTGCCGAAGAGATAGCCCTGCCCGCCGGCGCAGCCGAACTGGACCAGGCGATCGGCCTGCGCTTCCTCTTCGATGCCTTCGGCGACCACATCCATGCCCAACCCTTCGCACATGGCGAGAATGGCGCGGATGATGTGTTCCGACGGGCGGTCGTCGAGAATGGAGGAGACGAAGGCCCGGTCGATCTTGAGCTTGTCGAAATGGAATTCGCGCAGGCGGCCGAGAGAGGACTGGCCGGTGCCGAAATCGTCGAGCGAGACGCGGATGCCGACGCGCCGCAGGTCCTCGACGATCTGCGCGGCCGAGGCCGGATCGTTCATCAGGCCGGTTTCGGTGATC from Mesorhizobium sp. 113-3-3 encodes the following:
- a CDS encoding GntR family transcriptional regulator gives rise to the protein MKPTKATPSKSAASEGGTPALSTADLLRSEQAYEQLKSDIVACVLSPGEALTEKQIEARYGIKKATIRSALARLMQEGLVRSEPRRGYVITTLTLRDVNEIFDVRGLIEPEVFRVATSGITERGLEEIRLAARKVLKPETLRSPVAFLAADRAFRLAIAELSENLRLAQLLSQILDQSERALHLGFKSRDFMPLIVEQQKQLLQACEKSDVPGIVKLARAQCLALKHQLVGALLGGAKLRDVNLQDLV
- a CDS encoding DUF1330 domain-containing protein; this encodes MPKGYWIARVDVRDAEGYKEYIAASKLAFDRFGAKFLARGGAHELAEGPGRARNVIIEFESLAIAHDCYHSPEYQRAVAIRQKVADGEIVLVEGA
- a CDS encoding autotransporter yields the protein MPLPADSPLYRAIKDIVNAAAGANPFDQVKAVLSDYTNRFHALGGLVHEEDEDELLLHASPQLTIYHITLSPGVQYPPHNHLMDALIGIYCGGETNFIYPLAGEKVDEPERQDFSAPALVHMSASTIHSVANTGSARSGALHVYLGDLPGTDRQLWSLTDNQPEPFDNNRYMAGARPI
- a CDS encoding 2-dehydro-3-deoxy-6-phosphogalactonate aldolase, translating into MTETAAFPKLKRGLVAILRGLKPTEAIAMGQALFDAGIEAIEVPLNSPQPFSSIARIVQVLPKSALIGAGTVLTAADVDGLHQAGGRLLVSPNIDAEVMARAMHYGMVTMPGVFTPTEAFQAIRLGASALKFFPASALGASGISAIRAVLPAQTLVGAVGGVSEKDFAGYKAVGVTVFGLGSSLFKPGMSVDDVAARAHAAVAAWDAVFGDA
- a CDS encoding D-alanine:D-lactate ligase-like protein; this translates as MSKHKPKLILVYEPEKACFDRLLADGFPPQRATEISSYLAQSTDIAADFAALAAACSARGLAFAPVALDDAGEALERADAENTLVWTLSDGIAYFRGGAAPALARLKGLRTIGADDSLFALCQDKFRSGAVLGALGLPVPQAGLARDGKWLVEPPASAAGWFVKPNRLGAKIGIWPDSRVGDLGHALQLSRRVFAAYRDDVVVQPYVAGRNVRASFLGLTPQTGTEALGVAFVDSGADFQTMADSMALYGETGEEAKAAGLYAEPQLVAVADVQPLADARIRAIAGRLIGGLGLRDVFSVDLRVEADDTVHMIEFEVCPGLPCFDFRDYCRKQWGLELADAMAATAASRLTSQRRYG
- a CDS encoding 2-dehydro-3-deoxygalactonokinase, producing the protein MSQGIASNTPAVAALDWGTTRLRAWLIDGGGKVLAERRGDDGLITAREKGFSNVLEGHLAALGALDTLPVIICGMAGSRQGWIEAPYVTVPAPIGAILRGAARIEGERRDIRIVPGLAQRLADAPDVMRGEETQLAGAGLPAKGRHLACMPGTHSKWVVVEDGAVAGFGTWPTGELFSVLAAHSILKHSLGEHPAPVTADSPFFRQWCERALGEGGDVTSKLFAIRAAGLLQDLKSEDAAACLSGLLIGGEIASAKRRYGAGDAPVVLIASGALAVLYQAALDLAGLAVRTVDADEAVRAGLIEAARENGMIARTGALA
- a CDS encoding SMP-30/gluconolactonase/LRE family protein, whose product is MNAVSVFSDYICQLGEGPSYDPATDALFWFDIVNGKLLEKPLTGALKIHELGQMASAIAIIDEQRQLIATETGLFVRDVATGAMTLHTPIEADNPLTRSNDSRVHPCGAFWVGTMAKDESKGAGSIYWFFRGELRRLFSDITVSNSICFSQDGTIAYYTDTSTGLLMRIACDPLTGLPVGESRVFVDHRSSKGYIDGSVVDRDGVLWNAVWGGKAVKAYSPDGTLLREIAMPATQASCPAFVGAKADRLAVTSAWKGKDDKQRKLDPQAGMTFLIDIPVNGRFEPRVLIA
- a CDS encoding SDR family NAD(P)-dependent oxidoreductase, with amino-acid sequence MMPSADFADLKGASVLITGGGSGIGAALTEGFVRQGANVAFIDIAEGPSTLLADRIEKEFGRRPLYLKTDLRDIEALRASMARAAEAHGDVTVLINNAAWDERHAVEDVTVEFWDNNQAINLRPHFFTAQAVAPGMKRAGGGSIINFTSTSYLINHPDMPAYTAAKAGILGLTKGLAGKLGPDRIRVNAVAPGWVITERQQERWVTEGALAAHVAKQCIKEVMRPDDMVGTVLFLASDASRMLTAQMLIVDGGFL